The Deinococcus arcticus genome has a segment encoding these proteins:
- a CDS encoding enoyl-CoA hydratase-related protein encodes MTSEPVTHEPVIRTELKAHVLTLTLNRPDKLNAANDELLLTLTRELQQADAQAAVRVVVITGAGRGFCAGQDLGDVSGRDMTFTEHLHHTYNPLIRTIRGLGKPVLTAVNGVAAGAGASLALAGDIRLWAQGASLIEVFSNIALIPDSGSTWTLPRLVGYHRAFELMALAERVRAEDALKMGLCEHVFPDDTFRDDVQAYAERLAARPAHALKLTKQALVAALTSTLDEALDQEAILQQVAGDHWEHEEGVGAFKAKRPAQFVREEG; translated from the coding sequence ATGACCAGTGAGCCTGTGACCCATGAGCCCGTGATCCGCACCGAGCTGAAGGCGCACGTCCTGACCCTGACCCTGAACCGCCCCGACAAGCTGAACGCGGCCAATGACGAGCTGCTGCTGACCCTGACCCGCGAACTGCAGCAGGCGGACGCGCAGGCGGCGGTGCGCGTGGTGGTGATCACCGGGGCCGGGCGGGGCTTCTGTGCCGGGCAGGACCTGGGCGACGTGTCCGGGCGCGACATGACCTTCACCGAGCACCTGCACCACACCTATAACCCCCTGATTCGGACCATCCGGGGGCTGGGCAAGCCGGTCCTGACAGCTGTGAACGGGGTGGCGGCGGGCGCGGGGGCCAGCCTCGCCCTGGCCGGCGACATCCGCCTGTGGGCGCAGGGCGCCAGCCTGATTGAGGTGTTTTCCAACATTGCCCTGATTCCCGATTCCGGCAGCACCTGGACCCTGCCCCGGCTGGTGGGCTACCACCGCGCCTTTGAACTGATGGCCCTGGCCGAACGGGTGCGCGCCGAGGACGCCCTGAAGATGGGTCTGTGCGAACACGTGTTCCCCGACGACACCTTCCGGGACGACGTGCAGGCCTACGCCGAGCGCCTGGCCGCCCGCCCCGCCCACGCCCTGAAACTGACCAAGCAGGCGCTGGTGGCTGCCCTGACCAGCACCCTGGACGAGGCCCTGGACCAGGAGGCGATTTTGCAGCAGGTGGCGGGTGACCACTGGGAGCACGAGGAAGGCGTGGGTGCGTTCAAGGCCAAGCGGCCGGCGCAGTTTGTTCGGGAAGAGGGGTAA
- the ruvX gene encoding Holliday junction resolvase RuvX, producing the protein MNDAPPPAPAQPTVLALDVSKSRIGFAVSAGRLAFGRGSVDRKRLPLDLKAVRLKVEETGAGLLLLGLPLRTDGAHSPAADRVRAFGRFLEERGHRVMYQDERFTTRRARALGAADEDEAAAVQILELYLLGREGAAGSGDGGAIQEED; encoded by the coding sequence GTGAACGACGCGCCCCCACCGGCCCCCGCCCAGCCCACCGTTCTGGCGCTGGATGTCAGCAAGTCGCGCATCGGCTTCGCGGTGAGCGCCGGGCGCTTGGCCTTCGGGCGCGGCAGCGTGGACCGCAAGCGCCTGCCCCTGGACCTCAAGGCCGTGCGCCTGAAGGTGGAGGAAACGGGCGCCGGGCTGCTGCTGCTGGGCCTGCCCCTGCGCACCGACGGCGCCCACAGCCCCGCCGCCGACCGGGTGCGGGCCTTTGGCCGCTTTCTGGAAGAACGTGGCCACCGCGTCATGTACCAGGACGAGCGCTTTACCACCCGCCGCGCCCGCGCTCTGGGCGCCGCCGATGAGGACGAGGCGGCGGCGGTGCAGATTCTGGAGCTGTACCTACTGGGCCGGGAAGGGGCGGCAGGGAGTGGGGATGGCGGGGCTATTCAGGAAGAGGATTAA
- the serS gene encoding serine--tRNA ligase: protein MLDLKFIREHADTVKHAVQVKGVRLDIDELLRLDRELVELKQRAEATQAERNANAKLVPKAAPEARPALIQRGKDLAEELRALEPALRAHEDNLKQLLLRVPNIPHPSVPVGRDDSENVELRREGTPPAFAFTPLDHVALLEQQGWSDPERVARVSGSRSYLLKGEAVMLEMAVLTFALDFLAGRGFTPLSTTALARPEAFVGSGHFPGGEDQVYKIEGDELMLAGTAEVPVNSLYAGEQLAAEALPMTYAAISAAFRSEAGSAGRDVRGLIRVHEFRKVEQYVLCRADEAEGLRWFQTLLGNAEVLLQALELPYRVVQNCTGDMGAGKVLMYDIETWVPSEGLYRETHSCSYLGDWQARRTGLRYRDEHGKLLYAHTLNNTGIAAPRILVPLLENHQQPDGTIRVPEALRPYLGGKAVLGRAVREG, encoded by the coding sequence ATGCTGGATCTGAAATTTATCCGCGAACATGCGGACACCGTCAAACACGCCGTGCAGGTCAAGGGCGTCAGGCTCGACATTGACGAGCTGCTGCGCCTGGACCGCGAACTGGTGGAACTGAAGCAGCGCGCGGAAGCCACGCAGGCCGAGCGCAATGCCAACGCCAAGCTGGTCCCCAAGGCGGCCCCCGAGGCGCGCCCGGCCCTGATTCAGCGCGGCAAGGATCTGGCCGAGGAGCTGCGCGCCCTGGAACCGGCCCTGCGCGCGCACGAAGACAACCTGAAGCAGTTGCTGCTGCGCGTGCCCAACATTCCCCACCCCAGCGTGCCGGTTGGGCGGGACGACAGCGAGAACGTGGAGCTGCGCCGCGAGGGCACGCCGCCGGCCTTTGCCTTCACGCCGCTGGACCATGTGGCGCTCCTGGAACAGCAGGGCTGGAGCGACCCCGAGCGGGTGGCGCGGGTGTCGGGCAGCCGCAGCTACCTCCTGAAAGGCGAGGCTGTGATGCTGGAAATGGCCGTGCTGACCTTCGCCCTGGATTTCCTGGCCGGGCGCGGGTTTACGCCCCTGTCCACCACCGCGCTGGCCCGCCCCGAGGCCTTTGTGGGCAGTGGGCACTTTCCAGGCGGCGAGGATCAGGTGTACAAGATCGAGGGCGACGAGCTGATGCTGGCGGGCACCGCCGAGGTGCCGGTGAACAGCCTGTACGCCGGTGAGCAGCTGGCGGCCGAGGCGCTGCCCATGACCTACGCGGCCATCAGCGCGGCCTTTCGCAGCGAGGCGGGCAGTGCAGGGCGCGATGTGCGCGGCCTGATTCGCGTGCACGAGTTCCGCAAGGTAGAGCAGTACGTGCTGTGCCGCGCCGACGAGGCCGAGGGCCTGCGCTGGTTCCAGACCCTCCTGGGCAACGCCGAGGTCCTTTTGCAGGCGCTGGAACTGCCCTACCGCGTGGTGCAGAACTGCACGGGCGACATGGGGGCTGGCAAGGTGCTCATGTACGACATTGAAACCTGGGTGCCCAGCGAGGGCCTGTACCGCGAAACGCATTCGTGCTCGTATCTGGGTGACTGGCAGGCGCGGCGCACTGGCCTGCGCTACCGCGACGAACACGGCAAGCTGCTGTATGCCCACACCCTGAACAACACCGGGATTGCCGCGCCGCGCATCCTGGTGCCGCTGCTGGAAAACCACCAGCAGCCCGACGGCACCATCCGCGTGCCGGAAGCCCTGCGTCCCTACCTGGGCGGCAAGGCGGTACTGGGACGTGCGGTGAGAGAGGGTTGA
- the gatC gene encoding Asp-tRNA(Asn)/Glu-tRNA(Gln) amidotransferase subunit GatC: MIDAAQISHLAQLARLHLSPEERAAMGEDLTRVLGYFEQLNELDTSGVAEMQRPVALVNVLREDVPGEVFAPGVVAALAPDHLPDGHIRVPRTVDTD; this comes from the coding sequence ATGATTGACGCGGCCCAGATTTCTCATCTTGCCCAGCTGGCGCGGCTGCATCTGAGCCCGGAGGAACGCGCGGCAATGGGCGAGGACCTGACCCGGGTGCTGGGCTACTTCGAGCAACTCAACGAACTGGATACAAGCGGCGTGGCCGAGATGCAGCGCCCCGTGGCCCTGGTGAATGTGCTGCGCGAGGACGTGCCCGGCGAGGTGTTTGCCCCCGGCGTCGTGGCGGCGTTGGCCCCCGATCATCTGCCCGACGGCCATATCCGGGTGCCGCGCACGGTGGACACCGACTGA
- a CDS encoding serine hydrolase produces the protein MRPLAVVPVALSLSLLAQAQPLTAAQAVTRVLSGQAQEADFAPSFLAQVPLATLTAGLDNIRRDLGGFQRLQDQGGTLRAVFERGELIVSALSLDAQGRIVALRFSSPAPQSVAAQREAVLRALFAAPLDPALFTPEFLQAVPPAQLSALLDSLRAQFGTLQTVTLAGEGATLTFSNGAVQVRALALDAQGRIEGLLIAPPRPEVKLTTLDEARAAFAALPGQVSVLVQEVGGPARLSLNAARPLAVASAFKLAVLGEVQAQVQAGRLKWTDEVTLQDADRVFSSAALEGAPAGQRFTLRALAAQMISVSDNTATDLLLRAVGRGGVERRLGARVMVSTREAFILKHPANAALLREYRAAGLNEPARRAVLARTAALPLPAPETWPDGPQALDVEWFVSAQHLCRLMAEVAALPETQRNPGVARPGAFNTVSYKGGSEPGVLNLTTQVTTAAGRTYCVAATWNHTQALDDDHFIALYGGVLDLLR, from the coding sequence ATGCGTCCTCTTGCCGTCGTCCCGGTTGCCCTAAGTCTCTCGCTGCTGGCCCAGGCCCAGCCCCTCACGGCGGCCCAGGCGGTGACCCGCGTGCTCAGCGGCCAGGCCCAGGAGGCCGACTTTGCCCCCAGCTTCCTGGCCCAGGTGCCGCTGGCCACGCTGACGGCGGGGCTGGACAACATCCGCCGCGATCTGGGGGGCTTTCAGCGCCTGCAGGACCAGGGCGGCACCCTGCGCGCCGTGTTCGAGCGCGGCGAGCTGATCGTGTCGGCCCTGTCGCTGGATGCCCAGGGCCGGATCGTGGCGCTGCGCTTCTCCTCGCCCGCCCCGCAGAGTGTCGCTGCCCAGCGCGAGGCGGTGCTGCGCGCCCTGTTCGCCGCGCCCCTGGACCCCGCCCTGTTCACGCCCGAATTTCTGCAGGCCGTGCCCCCCGCCCAGCTGAGCGCCCTGCTGGACAGCCTGCGCGCCCAGTTCGGCACCCTGCAGACCGTGACCCTGGCCGGCGAGGGCGCCACGCTGACCTTCTCGAACGGCGCGGTGCAGGTGCGGGCCCTGGCGCTGGATGCCCAGGGCCGCATTGAAGGGCTGCTGATCGCCCCGCCGCGCCCCGAGGTGAAGCTGACCACGCTGGACGAGGCCCGCGCCGCCTTTGCCGCCCTGCCCGGCCAGGTGAGCGTGCTGGTGCAGGAGGTAGGCGGCCCGGCCCGCCTGAGCCTGAACGCCGCGCGGCCACTGGCGGTGGCCTCGGCGTTCAAGCTGGCGGTGCTGGGTGAAGTGCAGGCCCAGGTGCAGGCTGGGCGCCTGAAGTGGACCGACGAGGTGACCCTGCAAGACGCCGACCGGGTGTTCTCCAGCGCCGCGCTGGAGGGGGCGCCGGCGGGCCAGCGCTTCACCCTGCGCGCCCTGGCCGCGCAGATGATCTCGGTGAGTGACAACACCGCCACCGACCTGCTGCTGCGGGCCGTGGGCCGCGGGGGCGTGGAGCGGCGCCTGGGCGCACGCGTAATGGTGAGCACCCGCGAGGCGTTCATCCTGAAACACCCCGCCAACGCCGCGCTGCTGCGCGAGTACCGCGCCGCTGGCCTGAACGAGCCGGCCCGGCGCGCGGTGCTGGCCCGGACGGCCGCGCTGCCCCTGCCAGCCCCTGAAACCTGGCCCGACGGTCCCCAGGCCCTGGACGTGGAATGGTTTGTCAGCGCCCAGCACCTGTGCCGCCTGATGGCCGAGGTGGCCGCCCTGCCCGAAACCCAGCGGAATCCTGGCGTGGCGCGGCCCGGGGCCTTTAACACCGTCAGTTACAAGGGCGGCAGCGAGCCCGGCGTGCTGAACCTGACCACTCAGGTCACCACGGCGGCGGGCCGCACCTACTGCGTGGCCGCTACCTGGAACCACACCCAGGCCCTGGACGACGACCACTTCATCGCCCTCTACGGCGGCGTGCTGGACCTGCTGCGCTGA
- a CDS encoding BsuPI-related putative proteinase inhibitor — protein MTPRLLLTAALLGASLAHAQVSIFNIPALPPGKSAPAAPAPATPTAPAAGATTLPTAGAALTIPHQATLTGPATLKVGEAVTWTFNLSNQGEQPIRLEHGACDVRFEVRNAAGQVVRGNPTNTLCTLQIVTTEVGPGETMDVQAIRWDGRDSQGRALPAGEYTIRAVFSGAGVRIAAEDFSVTLEN, from the coding sequence ATGACCCCACGTCTGCTCCTCACGGCCGCCCTGCTGGGCGCGTCCCTGGCGCACGCCCAGGTGAGCATCTTCAACATTCCGGCGCTGCCGCCTGGGAAGTCCGCTCCAGCGGCGCCCGCCCCTGCCACGCCCACAGCCCCCGCTGCCGGAGCCACCACCCTGCCCACGGCAGGCGCGGCCCTGACCATTCCGCACCAGGCCACCCTGACTGGCCCCGCCACCCTGAAGGTGGGCGAAGCCGTGACCTGGACCTTCAATCTGAGCAACCAGGGCGAACAGCCCATTCGCCTGGAACACGGCGCCTGCGACGTGCGCTTCGAGGTACGCAACGCCGCCGGGCAGGTGGTGCGGGGCAACCCCACCAACACGCTGTGCACGCTGCAGATCGTGACCACCGAGGTGGGCCCGGGTGAAACCATGGACGTGCAGGCCATCCGCTGGGACGGCCGCGACAGCCAGGGCCGCGCGCTGCCCGCCGGCGAGTACACCATTCGCGCGGTGTTCAGCGGCGCCGGGGTGCGGATTGCCGCCGAGGACTTTTCAGTCACCCTGGAAAACTGA
- a CDS encoding DUF427 domain-containing protein — translation MKAIWNGAVIAQSDDTVVVEGNHYFPADSVRAEYLRPSQTRSTCPWKGEASYHSLSVDGQENPDAAWFYPTPRDAARQIQGRVAFWKGVQVTAD, via the coding sequence ATGAAAGCCATCTGGAACGGCGCCGTCATCGCCCAGTCAGACGACACGGTGGTGGTGGAGGGCAACCATTATTTCCCGGCCGACAGCGTGCGGGCCGAGTACCTGCGCCCCAGCCAGACGCGCAGCACCTGCCCCTGGAAGGGCGAGGCCAGCTACCACAGCCTCTCGGTGGACGGGCAGGAGAACCCGGACGCCGCGTGGTTTTATCCCACGCCCAGGGACGCCGCCCGCCAGATTCAGGGCCGCGTGGCCTTCTGGAAGGGCGTGCAGGTCACCGCAGATTGA
- a CDS encoding alpha-amylase family glycosyl hydrolase: MNRFQMLGRAGALTALTLSLAACVPPRTPDAAERAWPDEVIYFAMTDRFANGNPANDNGPNRNAGDRTDRTNPLAWHGGDFAGLKAKIEEGYFKRMGFTAIWVSPVVLQVPAINTGSGPNQGKPFAGYHGYWAEEFKKVDPHFGTLEEYKALIDTAHRNGLKIIQDIVVNHAGYDAALTKTNPEWFNTAADCAASSNKTTDCDLAGLPDFKQALPAVTAYLNDFVRYWRDTTGIDGLRIDTMKHVPDAYWKQFFAAGGAGDPAKVWSVGEVFDGNPAYLARFMDELGSPSVFDFALYFAMKDHLTGAGGNLDRVADVFAQDGAYRDPTRLTTFVDNHDVRRFVSEVTERGGSAAQAAERLDLALSTMYFSRGTPSVWQGTEYAQAGKGDPYDYPLGQGNREDMDFAKLAGSTLDERLGALASARATYRALTRGAQQELWRPNGGAPVLAYRRVLSGVTGQSGQPVVFVVNGGDTPVDLSSLSGGGIPLLGTFAGTALTEVTGRTHSLSVSGGKLVGSVPARSVLAVTAPAGAGGSGTVNPSLPEVVALSVNAGDSAAQLSWTPSTDPKVSGYRLYVKQGAGAERLVNFAPIARDQGTFLVRGLTNDAGTTFRLVTVDASGAESRGSSVTATPSSKNTVKVTFTVDARSQGNGPIELRRFDTGQQLEVPMTQTGRGLWKTEVELPLFREIKFKFGNDGPGARNSGYEGPGQGDRVYVAGTNGNAYSGTYDFTEKPVPAATIEGRVTGAGQPLGGALVEATTADPSLNYALSFNDGTYSLFAPAGAHTLKASAGGYQDATRTATAPQTGADLNLSRDTRTKYTIDGNLSDWTAPKVTVQSPGVGVFGADNNWLSLRADSDAQYLYLAYTYRVSGNSAVLYLDTGAGGAAQADSFEAWRRAATFSGGVNGVDAFVARYENQRAELRRVASATSTPEVNAADYFQAASGTLPEQTVELAIPWTALGLSGAPAGGVKVMGGIFGGDGYGAGDIIPDAGSTPPGANTIGTDGEQRRATFTAPVTVP, encoded by the coding sequence ATGAACCGCTTCCAGATGCTCGGGCGCGCTGGCGCCCTGACGGCCCTGACCCTGTCCCTGGCGGCCTGCGTGCCGCCGCGCACGCCGGACGCCGCCGAGCGCGCGTGGCCGGACGAGGTGATCTATTTCGCCATGACCGACCGCTTTGCCAACGGCAATCCGGCGAATGACAACGGCCCGAACCGCAATGCCGGGGACCGCACGGACCGCACGAACCCGCTGGCGTGGCACGGCGGCGACTTCGCGGGCCTGAAGGCCAAGATTGAGGAAGGCTATTTCAAGCGCATGGGCTTTACCGCCATCTGGGTGAGCCCGGTGGTGCTGCAGGTACCGGCCATCAACACCGGCAGCGGGCCCAACCAGGGCAAGCCCTTTGCTGGCTACCACGGCTACTGGGCCGAGGAGTTCAAGAAGGTGGACCCCCACTTCGGCACGCTGGAGGAATACAAGGCCCTGATTGACACGGCGCACCGCAACGGCCTGAAAATCATTCAGGACATCGTGGTCAACCACGCCGGCTACGACGCGGCGCTGACGAAAACCAATCCCGAGTGGTTCAACACGGCGGCCGACTGCGCTGCGTCGAGCAACAAGACCACCGACTGCGATCTGGCGGGACTGCCGGACTTCAAGCAGGCCCTGCCCGCCGTGACCGCCTACCTGAACGACTTTGTGCGCTACTGGCGCGACACCACCGGCATTGACGGCCTGCGCATAGACACCATGAAGCACGTGCCGGACGCCTACTGGAAGCAGTTCTTCGCGGCGGGCGGCGCGGGCGATCCGGCCAAGGTGTGGTCGGTGGGCGAGGTGTTTGACGGCAATCCGGCGTACCTCGCCCGGTTCATGGACGAACTGGGCTCGCCCAGCGTGTTCGATTTCGCGCTGTATTTCGCCATGAAAGACCACCTGACGGGCGCTGGCGGCAACCTGGACCGGGTGGCCGACGTGTTCGCTCAGGACGGCGCCTACCGCGATCCCACGCGCCTGACCACCTTCGTGGACAACCACGACGTGCGCCGCTTCGTCTCGGAGGTCACCGAGCGCGGCGGCAGCGCGGCGCAGGCGGCCGAGCGGCTGGACCTCGCGCTGTCCACCATGTATTTCTCGCGCGGTACCCCTAGCGTGTGGCAGGGCACAGAATACGCCCAGGCCGGCAAGGGCGACCCCTACGATTACCCGCTGGGGCAGGGCAACCGCGAGGACATGGACTTTGCCAAGCTGGCTGGCAGCACGCTGGACGAGCGCCTGGGTGCCCTGGCCAGCGCCCGCGCCACCTACCGCGCCCTCACGCGCGGCGCCCAGCAGGAACTGTGGCGCCCGAACGGCGGCGCGCCCGTGCTGGCCTACCGCCGGGTCCTGAGCGGCGTGACGGGACAGTCGGGGCAACCCGTGGTGTTCGTGGTGAACGGCGGCGACACGCCCGTGGACCTGAGCAGCCTCAGCGGCGGCGGCATTCCGCTGCTGGGCACCTTTGCCGGCACGGCCCTGACGGAAGTGACAGGCCGCACCCACAGCCTCAGCGTGAGCGGCGGCAAGCTGGTGGGCAGCGTGCCCGCGCGCAGCGTGCTGGCCGTGACCGCGCCGGCCGGGGCGGGTGGCAGCGGCACCGTGAACCCCAGCCTGCCCGAAGTGGTCGCCCTGAGCGTGAACGCCGGCGACAGCGCCGCGCAGCTGTCCTGGACCCCCAGCACCGACCCCAAGGTCAGCGGTTACCGCCTCTACGTGAAGCAGGGCGCGGGCGCTGAGCGGCTGGTGAACTTCGCGCCCATTGCCCGCGACCAGGGCACGTTCCTGGTGCGCGGCCTGACCAACGACGCGGGCACCACCTTCCGGCTGGTCACGGTGGACGCCAGCGGCGCCGAGAGCCGGGGGAGCAGCGTCACTGCCACGCCCAGCAGCAAAAACACCGTGAAGGTGACCTTCACCGTGGACGCCCGCAGCCAGGGCAACGGCCCCATTGAACTGCGCCGCTTCGACACGGGCCAGCAGCTCGAAGTGCCCATGACACAGACGGGCCGGGGGCTGTGGAAAACCGAGGTGGAACTGCCCCTGTTCCGCGAGATCAAGTTCAAGTTTGGCAACGACGGCCCCGGCGCCAGGAACAGCGGCTACGAGGGCCCCGGCCAGGGCGACCGCGTGTATGTGGCCGGCACGAACGGCAACGCCTACAGCGGCACCTACGACTTCACCGAGAAGCCGGTGCCCGCCGCCACCATTGAAGGCAGGGTGACGGGCGCCGGGCAGCCCCTGGGCGGCGCCCTGGTGGAAGCCACCACTGCCGACCCCAGCCTGAACTACGCCCTGAGCTTCAATGACGGCACCTACTCCCTGTTTGCCCCCGCCGGCGCCCACACCCTGAAGGCCAGCGCGGGCGGATACCAGGACGCCACCCGCACCGCCACCGCCCCGCAGACCGGCGCCGACCTGAACCTCAGCCGCGACACCCGCACGAAATACACCATTGACGGCAACCTGAGCGACTGGACGGCCCCCAAGGTGACCGTGCAGAGCCCGGGCGTGGGCGTGTTCGGCGCCGACAACAACTGGCTGAGCCTGCGCGCCGACAGCGACGCCCAGTACCTGTACCTCGCCTACACCTACCGCGTCTCGGGCAACAGCGCTGTTCTGTACCTGGACACGGGCGCGGGCGGCGCGGCGCAGGCCGACAGCTTCGAGGCGTGGCGCCGGGCGGCCACCTTCAGCGGCGGCGTGAACGGCGTGGACGCTTTCGTGGCCCGTTACGAGAACCAGCGCGCCGAGCTGCGGCGCGTGGCCAGCGCCACCAGCACCCCCGAGGTGAACGCGGCCGACTACTTCCAGGCGGCCAGCGGCACCCTGCCCGAACAGACGGTGGAACTGGCGATTCCCTGGACGGCCCTGGGCCTGAGCGGCGCGCCTGCGGGCGGCGTGAAGGTCATGGGCGGCATCTTTGGCGGCGACGGCTACGGCGCGGGCGACATCATTCCCGATGCGGGCAGCACCCCGCCCGGCGCGAACACGATTGGCACCGACGGCGAGCAGCGCCGCGCGACCTTCACGGCCCCGGTCACGGTGCCCTGA